A DNA window from Aspergillus nidulans FGSC A4 chromosome V contains the following coding sequences:
- a CDS encoding protein apdE (transcript_id=CADANIAT00002885) produces MSLASTLPRASFETLLQHTNFMDGIKFVFFAFVVYSCFTIAVGWVVYEWKRKAHGCGKIPRYPHRDPFFGFDIVFGMAKSLRNDYFLVWLNKVHENLPKTFLVNFVGTRFIYTIEPENMKSMSAINWQDFAVGPMRRNNKATAPFADKGVNTVDGHEWEFSRFLIKPFFKRETFTDTSRLTLHVDRVLEQLPADGETVNIQPLIQRWFLDVTTASLFGESIESLVYPERAPICWAMVDVLRGLRLRLQWYKYLWLFRHQAWLDAVEVVHRYLNAHIDRTYKELDEYKRQGKNPEAADRNDLLWYMASNLQDKEALRSQICLIFVPNNDTTSIFISHILWNLARHPGIYEKCRQEVLALGDAELSFSVLRNMKYLNAVLNETHRLFPNGVTQVRKCIRDTTLPVGGGPDGKQPIFVRKGDVVQVNKNVIHRDHDIWGPDAEDFRPERWENLRPYWNFVPFGGGPRRCPAQMLVTAEASYFLARLMRVYKRIEARDPNPYVGVMRVGPSNKTGVHIALFKE; encoded by the exons ATGAGTCTGGCCAGCACGCTTCCGAGGGCGAGTTTCGAAACTCTCCTGCAGCATACCAACTTTATGGATGGCATAAAATTCGTTTTCTTTGCGTTTGTGGTGTATTCCTGCTTCACGATTGCAGTAGGCTGGGTCGTTTATGAATGGAAACGCAAGGCGCACGGGTGTGGCAAGATCCCCCGATACCCTCATCGTGACCCATTCTTTGGATTCGACATCGTTTTTGGTATGGCCAAGTCCCTGCGCAACGACTACTTCCTCGTCTGGCTCAATAAAGTCCATGAGAACCTGCCAAAGACCTTCTTAGTGAACTTTGTCGGTACCCGGTTCATCTACACCATTGAGCCTGAGAACATGAAGAGTATGTCTGCAATCAACTGGCAGGACTTTGCCGTCGGTCCAATGCGGCGCAATAACAAGGCGACTGCTCCGTTTGCGGACAAAGGCGTCAATACTGTTGATGGACATGAGTGGGAATTCAGTCGATTTCTGATCAAACCATTCTTCAAGCGGGAGACATTCACAGATACCAGTCGTCTAACCCTGCATGTTGACCGTGTCCTGGAACAACTGCCAGCGGACGGTGAAACAGTCAatatccagccactcattCAACGTTGG TTCCTTGACGTGACCACCGCGTCTCTCTTTGGGGAGTCGATCGAGTCTCTAGTCTATCCGGAGAGAGCCCCTATATGCTGGGCCATGGTGGACGTTCTCCGGGGTCTCCGTCTGCGACTTCAGTGGTACAAATACCTCTGGCTCTTCCGCCACCAGGCATGGCTTGATGCTGTGGAAGTAGTCCATAGATATCTGAACGCACACATTGACCGAACGTACAAAGAGCTCGATGAGTATAAACGCCAAGGCAAAAACCCAGAGGCGGCCGATCGCAACGACCTGTTGTGGTATATGGCCAGCAATCTGCAGGACAAGGAAGCCCTCCGGTCCCagatctgcttgatctttgTGCCAAACAACGATACGACCTCCATATTCATTAGCCATATCCTATGGAACCTTGCCCGTCATCCAGGGATATACGAGAAATGTCGCCAGGAGGTACTTGCGCTGGGCGACGCAGAGTTATCATTTTCGGTACTGCGGAATATGAAATATCTCAACGCTGTCCTCAACGAGA CGCACCGTCTTTTCCCCAACGGGGTAACTCAGGTCCGGAAATGCATCAGAGATACTACCTTGCCCGTTGGAGGGGGCCCTGATGGCAAGCAACCAATTTTTGTCCGTAAGGGGGATGTCGTCCAGGTCAACAAGAATGTCATCCATCGAGATCATGATATCTGGGGCCCCGATGCAGAGGATTTCCGGCCCGAACGTTGGGAGAATTTGCGGCCCTACTGGAACTTCGTTCCCTTTGGTGGCGGGCCCCGTCGCTGCCCGGCTCAGATGCTGGTGACAGCGGAAGCCAGCTACTTCCTGGCACGGCTGATGCGCGTCTATAAGCGGATCGAAGCCAGAGATCCAAACCCTTATGTGGGAGTGATGCGCGTGGGACCTTCAAACAAGACTGGCGTGCATATTGCGCTGTTCAAGGAGTAA